Within the Medicago truncatula cultivar Jemalong A17 chromosome 4, MtrunA17r5.0-ANR, whole genome shotgun sequence genome, the region GGACCATTCATGTCTTTGTCAAATGTAGAGAATATTGTGCAcaaaaaatcatcaatcatagTAACAATAAGTGGTTTAGCTATAACAACGAGTTGATTGTTAGACTGAAATGAATGCTCTAGCTATAATCCATTGTCACAAAGTTGATTTACATCTAATCACTCTAGTATAAGCCAAAaagattatttatatttaaacttGAAAATGTTTGGGACAGAACCATATACgcataaaaacaattaaaaatttaacTAATGCATAATACACTTTAACCAAACATAGAATACGATTCTGCAATATCTAGTGGATGATGGTGGAAATAACTTGAAACATAGAATCAATGCCTTCACCTTTTCACGAGCAACAACTTTCTCAAATACAAAGTTCCAATTCTTCCACGTAAAACACCTTTTCTTCTCTccagtttctttttttaatttggaaaaATACATAAATCAACTTTGGTTTCATTCCAAAGTGTGTCTTTTACAAAGAATTGCATCTTTGTTACAAAAGTAAATTAAGTCTACTCGTGGACTTAACTAGTGGGAAATAGGATATTACACAAAGATTATACTCCACTCTACCATATGTTAACCAATAAGATAACATCAATTAAATTAACTATAATTGTACTTATTATAAATACAGAATGCAATCACTGCATGTAGTGTGAGAGTGGTGTGGTAccaaaaagagaaattaaataCACCCAATGCAAACATTGCAAACCAATTCATAGGTACAAAACTGAGCaaaagagaaagatgaaaaaCATCACATGTTATTTGCTACTATTGTGCATGTTATTTACAACGtgttattcattaaataatgatCTTGATGCGTTGCTAAagctaaaaaaatcaatgaaaggAGAGAAAGCCAAAGATGATGCACTCAAAGACTGGAAATTTTCAACTTCTGCTTCAGCTCACTGTTCATTTTCCGGTGTAAAATGCGACGAAGATCAACGTGTGATTGCTTTGAACGTGACGCAAGTTCCACTCTTCGGACACCTTTCCAAGGAGATCGGAGAGTTGAACATGCTCGAGAGCCTTACAATCACTATGGACAATCTCACCGGCGAGCTTCCAACTGAGCTATCCAAACTTACTTCTCTTAGAATCCTCAACATCTCTCACAACCTCTTCTCCGGTAACTTCCCCGGCAACATCACTTTTGGAATGAAGAAACTTGAGGCTCTAGATGCTTATGACAATAATTTCGAAGGTCCTCTTCCAGAGGAAATCGTTAGCCTGATGAAACTCAAGTACTTAAGTTTTGCTGGAAACTTTTTCTCCGGTACAATACCGGAGAGTTACTCGGAGTTTCAGAAGTTGGAGATTTTAAGGCTGAACTATAACAGTTTAACAGGGAAGATTCCTAAGAGTTTGTCGAAGTTAAAGATGCTAAAGGAACTCCAATTAGGTTATGAGAATGCTTACTCCGGTGGAATTCCACCGGAGTTAGGTTCAATCAAATCTCTCCGATATCTTGAAATTTCTAACGCTAACCTCACCGGAGAAATTCCACCGAGTCTTGGAAATTTAGAAAACCTCGACTCCTTGTTTTTGCAAATGAACAACCTCACCGGAACAATTCCACCCGAACTCTCTTCAATGCGGAGTCTCATGTCGTTGGATCTCTCCATCAACGGACTCTCAGGGGAGATTCCAGAAACCTTCTCAAAGCTGAAAAATCTCACTCTCATCAATTTCTTCCAGAACAAGCTTCGCGGTTCAATTCCAGCGTTCATCGGCGATCTTCCTAACCTCGAAACGCTTCAGGTTTGGGAAaacaatttctcttttgtattGCCGCAGAATCTCGGTTCAAACGGAAAGTTCATATACTTTGACGTTACGAAGAATCACCTCACCGGATTGATCCCACCGGAGTTATGCAAATCAAAGAAGTTGAAAACGTTTATCGTTACTGACAACTTCTTCCGCGGTCCAATACCTAACGGAATTGGCCCGTGTAAGTCACTTGAAAAAATCAGAGTGGCTAATAACTACTTGGACGGCCCGGTCCCACCGGGGATTTTTCAGTTGCCTTCTGTACAGATAATAGAGCTTGGAAATAACCGTTTTAACGGCCAACTACCAACGGAGATTTCTGGCAATTCTCTCGGGAATCTCGCTCTTTCTAACAATTTATTTACCGGGAGGATTCCGGCGTCCATGAAGAATCTCCGATCACTGCAGACGCTGTTACTCGATGCCAATCAGTTTCTCGGAGAAATTCCGGCAGAGGTCTTTGCTTTACCGGTGTTGACTAGAATCAACATAAGTGGCAATAATCTCACTGGTGGAATTCCAAAGACGGTTACTCAATGTAGTTCACTGACTGCAGTTGACTTCAGCCGAAACATGCTTACCGGTGAGGTTCCTAAAGGGATGAAGAATCTGAAGGTTCTAAGCATTTTTAATGTTTCGCATAATAGCATATCTGGGAAAATCCCTGATGAGATTAGATTCATGACGAGTCTAACGACGCTGGATTTATCTTACAACAATTTTACCGGAATTGTCCCCACAGGTGGTCAGTTTTTGGTCTTCAACGACCGGTCATTTGCCGGAAATCCTAGCCTATGTTTCCCCCACCAAACAACATGTTCTTCATTGCTCTATCGTTCGAGAAAAAGCCATGCAAAGGAGAAAGCTGTCGTCATAGCAATCGTCTTCGCCACAGCGGTGTTAATGGTAATTGTAACACTGCACATGATGAGGAAGAGGAAGCGTCACATGGCAAAAGCATGGAAGCTAACAGCGTTTCAGAAGTTGGAATTCAGAGCAGAGGAAGTAGTGGAGTGTCTGAAAGAAGAGAACATAATAGGAAAAGGAGGAGCTGGGATTGTCTACAGAGGGTCCATGGCAAACGGAACAGACGTTGCGATAAAGCGTTTAGTTGGACAAGGAAGTGGTAGAAATGATTATGGATTCAAAGCTGAGATAGAGACATTGGGAAGGATTAGACACAGAAACATAATGAGGCTTTTGGGATATGTTTCAAACAAGGATACAAATTTGTTGTTGTATGAGTACATGCCTAATGGTAGTTTAGGTGAGTGGCTTCATGGTGCAAAAGGTTGTCATTTGAGTTGGGAAATGAGGTACAAAATTGCTGTGGAAGCTGCTAAGGGactttgctatttgcaccatgaTTGTTCACCTCTTATCATTCATAGGGATGTTAAGTCTAATAATATATTGCTTGATGCTGATTTTGAGGCTCATGTTGCTGATTTTGGACTTGCTAAGTTCTTGTATGATCCAGGTGCTTCTCAATCCATGTCCTCAATTGCTGGCTCCTACGGCTACATTGCTCCAGGTAAGTTCCTTCCATTCTTTATTTTTACGAGTCTAGCAACGAAATTTACACACACTAACGGCTTGTTGAGTAGTGGAAAATTATGAGTTTGAATATGCACTCAAACATATAAAATGTTTATTCAGTTTTTTTACCATCTAAGTTGTATTTACGATTACGAGCAGGGGCAGATCCACCATAAGGCATAGTGTGGCTGTAGccacaaaaaattattacccaatttttttcttcatatactAGACTTAAATAATGCATTATATGcaatatatgttgtattttgtttcgtGTATTCTTACTTGGCTTAGCGGTAGAAAGTGCTTTTACCATCACCGCGTCCTGGGTTCAACACTCCGTGGTTCAATTAGGGAATTGAACATGTGACACATTGGTAAAAGGACgcatcaaaatcatttttgcTGCTGTGCTTCATGTGTAACTAATTCgctttattaatatatatagtttctTTGATATTTTAGCCACACCAATATCAAAAGTCTAAGTCCATCCCATTACGAGACTTACTAAAATTCTATTATGATCTAACGATGTTATTTACTTTAGTAGTGTCATGTGATTGAATTTGTTTCTAATAATGGAAATGTTGAATGGGTGAACAGAATATGCATACACTCTCAAAGTGGATGAAAAAAGTGATGTGTATAGTTTCGGAGTGGTGCTATTGGAGCTGATAATAGGAAGGAAGCCAGTTGGTGAATTTGGAGATGGAGTAGACATCGTTGGATGGATCAATAAAACTGAATTAGAACTTTATCAGCCATCAGATAAAGCATTAGTGTCAGCAGTGGTGGACCCACGACTCAATGGATACCCTTTGACTAGTGTTATCTACATGTTCAACATAGCTATGATGTGTGTTAAAGAAATGGGACCTGCAAGGCCTACCATGAGGGAAGTTGTTCATATGCTCACTAATCCACCTCACTCTACAAGTCACAACTTGATTAATCTCTAGTATTAGATAAATGAGTTCACtt harbors:
- the LOC11439632 gene encoding leucine-rich repeat receptor-like kinase protein SUNN precursor, with product MKNITCYLLLLCMLFTTCYSLNNDLDALLKLKKSMKGEKAKDDALKDWKFSTSASAHCSFSGVKCDEDQRVIALNVTQVPLFGHLSKEIGELNMLESLTITMDNLTGELPTELSKLTSLRILNISHNLFSGNFPGNITFGMKKLEALDAYDNNFEGPLPEEIVSLMKLKYLSFAGNFFSGTIPESYSEFQKLEILRLNYNSLTGKIPKSLSKLKMLKELQLGYENAYSGGIPPELGSIKSLRYLEISNANLTGEIPPSLGNLENLDSLFLQMNNLTGTIPPELSSMRSLMSLDLSINGLSGEIPETFSKLKNLTLINFFQNKLRGSIPAFIGDLPNLETLQVWENNFSFVLPQNLGSNGKFIYFDVTKNHLTGLIPPELCKSKKLKTFIVTDNFFRGPIPNGIGPCKSLEKIRVANNYLDGPVPPGIFQLPSVQIIELGNNRFNGQLPTEISGNSLGNLALSNNLFTGRIPASMKNLRSLQTLLLDANQFLGEIPAEVFALPVLTRINISGNNLTGGIPKTVTQCSSLTAVDFSRNMLTGEVPKGMKNLKVLSIFNVSHNSISGKIPDEIRFMTSLTTLDLSYNNFTGIVPTGGQFLVFNDRSFAGNPSLCFPHQTTCSSLLYRSRKSHAKEKAVVIAIVFATAVLMVIVTLHMMRKRKRHMAKAWKLTAFQKLEFRAEEVVECLKEENIIGKGGAGIVYRGSMANGTDVAIKRLVGQGSGRNDYGFKAEIETLGRIRHRNIMRLLGYVSNKDTNLLLYEYMPNGSLGEWLHGAKGCHLSWEMRYKIAVEAAKGLCYLHHDCSPLIIHRDVKSNNILLDADFEAHVADFGLAKFLYDPGASQSMSSIAGSYGYIAPEYAYTLKVDEKSDVYSFGVVLLELIIGRKPVGEFGDGVDIVGWINKTELELYQPSDKALVSAVVDPRLNGYPLTSVIYMFNIAMMCVKEMGPARPTMREVVHMLTNPPHSTSHNLINL